The genomic interval TCGCCGCTCTTCCCCTGAAAGCCGCACCGCTCGCGCCGTTTGAACTTGGCATTGAGAAGATCACCTCCGCTCGTTTGGGGGACCATGTCGAGATTTCGCTGGTCAATAACACCGGCAGCGAGGTTTTCGGCAAGTTCCACCTGCTTGTTGGTTTCGACGTCCACCGGCTGTCGCTGCTCGGCGTTACTCAAGGCGCCGTGCCCGGCCTTTGCGGTTGGGACAGCTTCAACTACACAGTTCAGCCGTGCAATAACTGCGATTATCAGTTGATCGACATCTTGGGCACGGCTGACGATCCGGCCATCGCCGGTGCGCCTGACTGCTATTCTCCAATTGGGGAGCTGGCCAAGCTGCGCTTTGCGGTTACTGCCGACACGAACGAGACAGGTTTTTTTGCCGACGTTGCGTTCTACTGGCTGGATTGTTCAAGTAACACTTTAACTTCAGTAGTCCAAGACACGGTATTTCATGGTCGATTCGCTTACGATCCCGACGGTAACAACATCACGGGAACCGACCCGTTCCTGGGCGGGACGCTGGAGGGCTGTATCGTCCCGGGGGATCCGGTGCAAATCCGCGCGATCAACACGACCAATGGCGGCGTTCAGATCAGCACGTCATGGGGTGTCTACGGAGACGTGAACGGGGATGGACGATTTAACATCGCCGACATCAGCTACATGATTAACTACATCTTCCTCGGCGGCAGCGCCCCCAAAGATTATCTGCACGGCAACTATGACGGCGATGATCACGTCACGATCGGCGATGCCGTATTCTTGATGTATTAC from Candidatus Zixiibacteriota bacterium carries:
- a CDS encoding dockerin type I repeat-containing protein, translating into MRTDIIRRIATQAFLVLFVAALPLKAAPLAPFELGIEKITSARLGDHVEISLVNNTGSEVFGKFHLLVGFDVHRLSLLGVTQGAVPGLCGWDSFNYTVQPCNNCDYQLIDILGTADDPAIAGAPDCYSPIGELAKLRFAVTADTNETGFFADVAFYWLDCSSNTLTSVVQDTVFHGRFAYDPDGNNITGTDPFLGGTLEGCIVPGDPVQIRAINTTNGGVQISTSWGVYGDVNGDGRFNIADISYMINYIFLGGSAPKDYLHGNYDGDDHVTIGDAVFLMYYLFVILGATG